From the Paenibacillus sp. MMS20-IR301 genome, the window TGTGCTGAGCGTATTCCTGATGTTCCTGATGGCCAACTACTTCCGCAGCATCCCGCATGAGATTGTGGAGTCGGCACAAATTGACGGCGCAGGCCATCTGCGGATTTTCTTCAGCATTATGATTCCGCTCGGCCGGGTCGGACTGGTGACCATCTCCCTGTTCTACGCGCTGCAATTCTGGAACGACTTCTATCTGCCGCTCATGCTCGTTACCGATCAGGATCTCTATACCATTCAATACCTGATGTACAACATGATGGCGAATATCCAGTTCCTCGCTTCCGGCAATGCAGCACAGGTGGGTGGAGCGATTATTGCCCCGCCGCTGGAGACCGCCAAGATGGCCATGACCTGCCTGACCGTGCTGCCGATTGCTATTCTATATCCGTTTCTTCAGGGATTCTTTGTTAAAGGCATCATTGTGGGTTCAGTGAAAGGCTGATCCGCTGAACGTACTAACCTATTATTGGTTGCATCAGGCATGTGCTCCCGTGCATCAACATGTTGTACAATAAGCTTACGGGAGCACCGCCTTCGCAATATAAGCCTCACAGAATAGAATAAATCAAATTCAGGAGGGTTCATCATGATTAAGAAAAAAGGCTGGTTAAGTTTGCTCCTGGCAACTGTCTTCCTCGTAAGCGGCTGTTCGCAGGGCAATAATGAAAGCGCTACCCCAAGTGCGGAAAGCGGAGGTGCTGCTGCAACCAATGCTGCAGGCGAAGCCGGCGATGCTGCCGGCAGCTTAGCCCCGGCCAAGCTGAAGATTGTACTCTACGGAGATGAGTCGAACCGGATGAAAGAGCTGGCCAAGACGGAATTCTACGATGTCGTTAAAAAAGAAATCAATGCCGAGGTGGAATTCCAGTTCCTGCCTTGGACCGAATACGGCGGCGGCAAAACCGATCTGATGCTGTCCACCGGCGAGGACTTCGCCACCTATACAGATGCCAACTATATGGTGAAATCTGTTGCCAAAGGACTGTACACCGACCTTACTCCGTTTGTCTCTGCGGCGGCAGACCTGAGTGCATCGGTAGATGAAGCATCCTTCCGCGCCTTCCAGCTCGATGGCAAGCAATATGCGGTCCCGGTCGGTAACAAACCGAACTCTGCTGAATTCTACAGCGTGCTGGTCCGGCAGGATTTACTGGAAGAAGCCGGAATGACGGAGGTAACTTCTCTGAGCGAACTTGAGCAATTCTACGATAAAGTTCATGCGCTTCACCCCGAGCTGATCGGCTATGCCAACACAGATGCCCGGAGAATGCTGCAATATGATTTCACGGACAAGAATCTGTATTGGCAAAATGATTTTATCGCCCTGGACGAGTCCGCACAGGACGATCAGATTATCAGTTGGTTCGAGTCTGAGGAATTCAAAAAGTATGCTGAGCTGATGCACGGCTGGTACGAAAAAGGAATCATTCCGAAATATGCCGCAACGAATGTCCCTCAACTGCAGTCTGACTGGAACTCCGGTAAAGCGATGTTCTGGGCCGGAACCGCAGCGCGTCCGTTCGAAGGCGCAGCTACTATCTCGCAGGCCGTACCTGAAGCCAAGCTGGTGAACTATTTCCTTGGCACCGGACGTCCGAAGATCAGCCGCGGAACCTACAGCACCGCCTTCTTCGTCTCTGCTGCCGCCAAGGATCCGGAACGTTATGTAATGTTCTTCAACCTGCTGCAGAAAAATCAGGAGCTGTATGACTTGTTCGCCTACGGTATTGAAGGAACGGACTACACCCTGGATGCAAACGGCCGCCTGACCAAAATCAGCACCGATTCGCTGATTCCCGACTGGCTGCTGATGAACAAAAACTTCATGCGCTTTGACAACACCGTACCGGATGAGTTCATTGCCGAATACAAGGTCTGGGATGACGGGGCAATAATCTCTAAAGGCGCCGGCTTCAACTTCGATAATACACCGGTTAAGAATGAGGAAACCAAATTGAACGGGGTATTCACGGAATATCTTGCGCCCATCGGCAGCGGCTTCAGTGATTATGACACTGCCTTCCCGAAAGCACTTGACCGCCTGAAGGCCGCCGGCATCGACAAATATATCGCCGAATACCAGAAGCAGTTCTCCGCATGGTATGCGGAGAAGCAATAGTAATCTGCCGCGGCTTTTGCCGGGATGGAGGCCGGGGGCATACACGGCAAGATCGCCTCGGGTATACTCCGCCCGCCGATGGCCTCCATATACCCGAGCCGAATACGAGCACCATCTGGCGGACACTTCGGGTACTACGGACATCAGGGCCCTTATCAACTCATTTTCGGCCTATTTAGCCGATTTGCGGACATGACAGCCCTTATTCGCCACTTTTCACGTGATTCCTTCACCTTGCTGGTGAAATAACGGCGCTGATGTCCGTAAGACCAGGCACTCAGGTGCTTCTTTACAACTTAACGTCCCACCTGTCCGTAGCGTAAGCAAACAATATGAACAATACTGCGTGAGTGGCTACTTTTGACAGAGCTCCGATATCGTAGTGAGTGTGAGGCGGATACGCTAATCATAAAGCAGCGATTCTCCAATAACGGGAGAATCGCTGCTTTTGTAATGGCAGAACTATTGAGAAGATCAGGCCCCTGACTCGCTGGTGAACATATCTACTTTTGCGGCAGCCCCTTTGCTGCGTCTTTTTCCACAATACAGCCATCATTGGTGCTCCTGATTACGAGATCAAAGCCCGCATGCAGCGGATGCATGAACAACTCATACTGGCTTCTGCGCTGCTGATGGGACTTCAGCAGATATTCCAGCTCGGTACCTCTCTCGGCAACATCCCGGATCCCCCTTCTCGCCAGCTCCGTTCCTCCGTCTGTGTACATGTAAATAGTAAGATCATATAAGCCGGGGTCTATAAAAGCGACGCTCATGCCTTCAATAATATTGATGGTATTACGCGGAGACATGAGTTCACTCTGCTGATAATGCGTGCCCATGGTATATAGCTCCAGCCCCGCCCGCAGCATCTGCACATCCCGCTCCAGCGCCGCACGGTGATGAGCCGCCGGATGGCAGGCCGTCATTTTCCCCTGATACTGCTCCCCTTCATGTTCATAACTGATCGTTGTGTACTTCC encodes:
- a CDS encoding DUF3502 domain-containing protein; translated protein: MIKKKGWLSLLLATVFLVSGCSQGNNESATPSAESGGAAATNAAGEAGDAAGSLAPAKLKIVLYGDESNRMKELAKTEFYDVVKKEINAEVEFQFLPWTEYGGGKTDLMLSTGEDFATYTDANYMVKSVAKGLYTDLTPFVSAAADLSASVDEASFRAFQLDGKQYAVPVGNKPNSAEFYSVLVRQDLLEEAGMTEVTSLSELEQFYDKVHALHPELIGYANTDARRMLQYDFTDKNLYWQNDFIALDESAQDDQIISWFESEEFKKYAELMHGWYEKGIIPKYAATNVPQLQSDWNSGKAMFWAGTAARPFEGAATISQAVPEAKLVNYFLGTGRPKISRGTYSTAFFVSAAAKDPERYVMFFNLLQKNQELYDLFAYGIEGTDYTLDANGRLTKISTDSLIPDWLLMNKNFMRFDNTVPDEFIAEYKVWDDGAIISKGAGFNFDNTPVKNEETKLNGVFTEYLAPIGSGFSDYDTAFPKALDRLKAAGIDKYIAEYQKQFSAWYAEKQ
- a CDS encoding phosphoribulokinase, which gives rise to MNQIIQSIAGRISSRSGRMIIGISGHGAAGKTTFAHELIKLLGRENVNYLNTDPYIIGSDLRKYTTISYEHEGEQYQGKMTACHPAAHHRAALERDVQMLRAGLELYTMGTHYQQSELMSPRNTINIIEGMSVAFIDPGLYDLTIYMYTDGGTELARRGIRDVAERGTELEYLLKSHQQRRSQYELFMHPLHAGFDLVIRSTNDGCIVEKDAAKGLPQK
- a CDS encoding carbohydrate ABC transporter permease, whose amino-acid sequence is MQTTENKGLVIFFYVCIAVFSVICLVPFVLAVSGSLSTESRIAAEGYSFWPRGFTFETYQFLFGSKAEQILRAYSMSLIVTVLGTLTAVLVTTAYAYVISVKGFRLKNFFAFFAYFTMLFSGGTLPWYLLSTKYYHLGDTLLGLFIPYVLSVFLMFLMANYFRSIPHEIVESAQIDGAGHLRIFFSIMIPLGRVGLVTISLFYALQFWNDFYLPLMLVTDQDLYTIQYLMYNMMANIQFLASGNAAQVGGAIIAPPLETAKMAMTCLTVLPIAILYPFLQGFFVKGIIVGSVKG